A section of the Ciona intestinalis chromosome 4, KH, whole genome shotgun sequence genome encodes:
- the LOC100182437 gene encoding multidrug resistance-associated protein 5-like: MEQKIFFFILDEGKMELLYYVLINTRSPWISHVTSTVQGLSTIHAYNKTDDFIQTFCKQLDRNAAPYYAYLCSMRWLSCRLDCMSISVTILVALFVIFSTIFPETFGETSASFAGLALSYAVTLTGMFQVCVRFSVETESYFTSVERVNEYITTCPSEQPVDKQTKEIPKNWPHKGEIRFKNICMRYRPDLPLVLKNVSLTIKQKEKIGIVGRTGSGKSSLGTVLFRLVELSSGSISVDGVNIGEIELKDLRKNLSIIPQDPVLFVGTVRYNLDPFDQYSDEEIWKALERTHMKPTISELPDKLETEVVENGENFSVGERQLLCMARAILRHSKIIMLDEATAAIDSETDSLVQDTIREAFADCTMLTIAHRLNTVLTSDKILVMDDGEVAEFDNPASLLADPLSHFSKMIVASASVDDQANSNEPLAPASPTMPPSLLNDPSPINTAFSNDAFESDSEADETAF; the protein is encoded by the exons ATGGAGCAGAAGATCTTCTTCTTCATCCTGGATGAGGGAAAAATGGAATTACTTTACTATGTATTAATAAACACAAG GTCTCCGTGGATTTCTCATGTAACATCAACAGTACAAGGTCTCAGTACCATACACGCATACAACAAGACAGATGATTTTATACAGAC ATTTTGCAAACAGCTGGACAGAAACGCGGCTCCGTATTATGCCTACCTTTGTTCCATGCGATGGCTATCATGTCGACTTGATTGCATGAGTATATCTGTAACGATACTGGTGGCTCTCTTTGTCATATTTTCAACTATTTTCCCTGAAACGTTCGGAGAAACCAGTGCTTCTTTCGCTGGATTGGCACTCTCTTATGCAGTTACT TTGACTGGGATGTTCCAAGTTTGCGTTCGGTTCAGTGTAGAGACGGAGTCTTACTTCACTTCGGTGGAAAGAGTCAACGAATATATAACTACTTGTCCATCTGAACAACCTGTCGACAAACAAACTAAAGAAATACCGAAGAATTGGCCACATAAAGGAGAAATTAG GTTTAAAAACATCTGCATGAGATACAGACCTGACCTACCGCTGGTGTTGAAGAATGTGTCGCTAACTATTAAACAAAAGGAAAAGATCGGGATAGTTGGACGTACGGGTTCAG GAAAGTCCAGTCTCGGTACGGTTTTATTCCGTCTTGTCGAGTTATCCAGTGGTTCTATATCCGTGGACGGTGTAAATATTGGGGAAATAGAGTTGAAAGATTTGAGAAAAAATCTGTCAATCATTCCCCAGGATCCCGTTCTGTTTGTGGGAACTGTCCGTTATAACCTTGATCCTTTCGATCAATATTCCGATGAGGAAATTTGGAAAGCTTTAGAAAGAACGCATATGAAACCTACG atttctGAACTTCCCGACAAACTGGAAACAGAAGTTGTGGAAAATGGTGAAAACTTCAGCGTTGGAGAGAGACAACTCTTATGCATGGCCCGCGCTATTTTACGCCATTCTAAAATAATAATGCTGGATGAAGCCACTGCTGCTATCGATAGCGAAACGGATAGTTTGGTGCAGGATACGATTCGTGAAGCATTCGCCGACTGCACAATGCTAACTATCGCTCATAGATTAAACACGGTGCTAACCAGTGATAAGATATTAGTGATGGACGACGGAGAG GTTGCCGAATTCGACAACCCTGCTTCCTTGCTCGCCGATCCTTTATCTCATTTTTCGAAAATGATTGTCGCTTCCGCTAGCGTGGATGATCAAGCGAACAGTAATGAGCCATTAGCTCCTGCCTCCCCTACTATGCCACCGTCTCTATTAAATGATCCCTCCCCTATAAACACAGCCTTTTCTAATGATGCCTTTGAAAGCGATTCGGAAGCTGACGAAacagcattttaa
- the LOC100180103 gene encoding sialin-like: protein MQQPYRNGSKPRLERQSSTTSSRMRRLENWIECRFVLTALFFLGMMNMYMMRANLSVAMVAMVDSKQLARNKNQSLVACNADELKIVADNFPNVTQPPVEQTEDELHYQNSETFEWDSPTRGWILGAFYYGYMTTQIIGGFLEHKFGGKIVFGGAVFMSSLLSMLTPTMARMGPWYLMATRVLLGVSQGPMYPVHHGMWGKWAPPMARSKLISITMTGTNIGTALSYNLSGYLARHGFAGGWPSVFYVMGIIGFCWVILWAIFAYDSPAKHPRISERERRYIEQSIGTHYKQDEDMPKIPWRGIFTSPIFWGLFIGHFCSNYGHYNLLTNLPSYIDQVFGLSIKDNSALAAIPFISLWFFTTLAGWIADSIRETKRLSTLNVRRILIVIAQFVPAIFLVSAGYLGCNPAAAILVVTLAAGFGGFATPGFKVCHVEIAPRYSGILYSLTNTFATISGQVVGPIAGYVTGNVADVREAWRIVYYVGAAVSALGGFVVLATLKTDVQSWARIDEDFYELEDEKKKKSEAFIVKDDFTEDAA, encoded by the exons ATGCAGCAACCGTATCGCAATGGATCAAAGCCGCGGCTCGAGCGGCAATCTTCGACCACGTCTTCGCGCATGAGGCGCTTGGAAAACTGGATCGAATGTCGTTTCGTGCTCACAGCTTTGTTTTTCCTTGGAATGATGAACATGTACATGATGCGCGCCAACCTTAGCGTTGCCATGGTAGCGATGGTAGACTCAAAGCAGCTTGCACGAAACAAGAACCAATCGTTGGTCGCATGCAATGCAGATGAGCTGAAAATTGTAGCCGACAACTTTCCAAATGTCACCCAGCCACCCGTAGAACAAACG GAAGACGAACTCCACTACCAAAACAGCGAGACCTTTGAATGGGACAGCCCAACCCGTGGTTGGATTCTGGGAGCTTTTTACTATGGCTACATGACCACACAAATCATAGGCGGCTTCCTGGAGCATAAGTTCGGTGGAAAGATCGTCTTCGGTGGAGCGGTGTTTATGTCCTCGCTCCTGTCAATGCTAACACCTACCATGGCGAGAATGGGGCCTTGGTATTTGATGGCGACTCGGGTTTTGCTGGGAGTTTCGCAA GGTCCAATGTATCCTGTACATCACGGGATGTGGGGGAAGTGGGCTCCACCCATGGCGAGATCAAAGCTTATTTCGATTACAATGACTG GCACAAACATCGGAACAGCTCTTTCCTATAACTTATCTGGATACCTAGCGCGTCATGGATTTGCTGGCGGCTGGCCCTCAGTGTTTTACGTTATGG GTATCATCGGTTTTTGTTGGGTGATTTTGTGGGCAATCTTCGCTTACGATTCTCCAGCTAAGCACCCTCGTATATCGGAGAGAGAAAGAAGATACATTGAACAATCCATTGGGACTCATTATAAGCAG GATGAAGATATGCCTAAAATACCATGGAGAGGAATATTTACGTCACCAATATTTTGGGGTCTCTTTATCGGCCATTTTTGTTCCAACTACGGGCACTACAACCTGCTCACGAACTTACCTTCGTACATTGATCAAGTGTTTGGACTCAGTATAAAAGAT aacAGCGCATTGGCAGCTATCCCATTTATCTCTTTGTGGTTTTTCACAACATTAGCTGGGTGGATAGCAGACTCTATCAGAGAAACGAAACGATTATCGACACTGAATGTTCGAAGGATCCTTATCGTAATCG CCCAATTCGTCCCTGCCATATTCCTCGTATCTGCTGGTTACCTTGGTTGCAACCCAGCAGCTGCTATATTGGTGGTTACACTGGCGGCAGGATTTGGAGGTTTCGCTACACCTGGGTTCAAA GTTTGCCATGTTGAAATTGCACCACGTTACTCAGGAATTCTTTATTCTCTCACCAACACATTTGCCACTATCTCAGGCCAAGTGGTTGGACCTATTGCAGGATATGTTACTGGAAAC GTGGCCGATGTACGTGAAGCATGGAGAATTGTCTACTATGTTGGTGCAGCAGTGTCAGCACTCGGTGGCTTCGTTGTGTTGGCAACTCTTAAAACTGACGTGCAATCCTGGGCTCGAATCGATGAGGACTTTTATGAGTTGGAGGAcgaaaagaagaagaagagcgAAGCATTTATCGTCAAGGACGATTTTACAGAAGATGCCGCTTGA
- the LOC100182440 gene encoding gap junction gamma-1 protein — MSWHFVERWLQKVNQHSTLIGKFWITFLIVFRIVVVSSVGDRVYSDEQSEFKCNSMQVGCPNLCFNKFSPISHIRFWSFQIIMVTTPSIVFMVYSAHQIKKKPPNKEKSSVTGPTPSPTKKAETAAEAIQLEEEDEKKKRKKSTMRPTSLANTNEQQDSRKLRQSVIQEMFGEEKAAFSQHYVLYTSSVLMRTLVEILFIVLQYRLFGFRVSELYKCTGDPCPNIVDCFVSRPMEKTIFLWFMFVIAVICLALNVGEMYYLLWQFGVRRSRLERKRKRYRRSTISEVRGANLADAEILDGGVFPVPGAPPPDYRGAMNYPDVDAIELVPTTGIAAGTTGLAMSFSLDDAMLPEHLNTSRYPTGYGPTTSAGGSSRSNNNAYPVPVEVSADQPYMANPRNGVKGKPNDYYDYV; from the exons ATGTCCTGGCACTTCGTAGAACGTTGGTTACAAAAG gTCAACCAACATTCGACCCTCATTGGAAAGTTTTGGATCACTTTCCTTATCGTGTTTCGAATCGTGGTTGTGTCCAGTGTGGGTGATCGTGTGTATTCGGACGAGCAAAGCGAGTTTAAATGTAATTCAATGCAG GTTGGGTGTCCAAATTTATGTTTCAACAAGTTTTCTCCGATATCCCACATTCGATTCTGGTCGTTTCAAATCATCATGGTGACTACGCCTTCAATCGTGTTCATGGTGTATTCGGCTCATcagataaaaaagaaaccGCCCAACAAGGAAAAATCTTCGGTCACTGGTCCCACCCCGTCACcg ACCAAAAAAGCAGAGACTGCTGCTGAAGCTATACAGCTCGAAGAGGAAGAtgagaaaaagaaaagaaaaaa ATCAACTATGCGGCCTACGTCACTGGCAAACACGAATGAACAGCAAGACTCCAGGAAATTACGTCAATCTGTAATCCAGGAGATGTTTGGGGAAGAAAAGGCGGCTTTTTCTCAGCATTATGTCCTCTATACTTCTTCCGTACTGATGAGAACTTTAGTGGAGATTCTATTTATTGTACTTCAG tatCGTCTCTTTGGATTCCGAGTATCAGAGCTCTACAAATGTACTGGCGACCCTTGTCCCAACATAGTGGATTGTTTTGTATCCAGACCGATGGAGAAGACTATATTTCTTTGGTTTATGTTTGTGATAGCCGTTATATGCCTTGCTCTAAACGTCGGTGAAATGTATTATCTCTTATGGCAG TTCGGTGTTCGTCGTTCACGATTGGAGAGGAAACGAAAGCGTTATCGCCGCAGCACAATCTCTGAAGTCAGAGGCGCCAATCTAGCAGACGCTGAAATTCTAGATGGCGGCGTTTTTCCCGTCCCAGGGGCGCCACCACCCGACTACCGTGGAGCGATGAACTATCCAGACGTGGACGCTATTGAGTTGGTCCCGACAACAGGCATTGCTGCTGGCACTACAGGCCTTGCGATGTCTTTTAGTTTAGACGACGCCATGTTGCCTGAACATTTGAACACCTCCAGGTACCCTACAGGTTACGGACCGACAACCAGCGCCGGAGGGTCATCAAGAAGCAACAACAACGCTTACCCCGTACCCGTTGAAGTATCAGCGGACCAACCATACATGGCAAACCCGAGGAACGGCGTCAAAGGGAAACCGAACGACTATTATGACTATGTTTGA
- the LOC100184807 gene encoding uncharacterized protein LOC100184807, whose amino-acid sequence MRNKASITGVFMLLYISSCVAPNTSAAITTTATTFETTLAIMENQCLNGGTCLNSTLGTCSRCGCILGYGGSTCATLLVRIDGTLSFNDLFNVSTIVVNTTALQRLLNDDLNTTVILTSPVVNGNLTTISYTTYANPNSSWVTPNYVNDLVAGLRLKYATPAVIHAVFGPSSRHALNTFIIDVDECKSGLNNCNSLSTCVNLSPGFRCKCFTGYVGDGMTCTAITCKQSAAPIKPSLATKTVYYPNNTVMLNPSEIVGYQTVIRYTCSKRYSLHPVSGGTSALIIACGSFPKYKNTNWSGVEVTCNMDLAFRVAIIAAAVSGLIIVLMLGCFITQWCLKRERKARGNSNNDEEVLQFENHVFDD is encoded by the exons ATGAGGAACAAAGCAAGTATAACAG GCGTGTTCATGTTACTGTACATTTCTTCATGCGTCGCACCTAACACAAGTGCGGCCATCACTACAACGGCCACCACGTTTGAAACAACTTTAG CTATTATGGAGAATCAGTGTCTTAATGGTGGAACTTGTCTCAATTCAACGCTTGGTACGTGCAGTAGGTGCGGGTGCATTCTAGGTTACGGAGGTTCAACTTGCGCCACACTGCTAGTACGTATAGATGGGACATTGAGTTTCAACGACCTTTTTAACGTTTCAACCATCGTAGTGAACACTACGGCATTACAACGTTTG ttaaacGACGATTTAAACACCACCGTCATTCTGACATCACCAGTAGTTAATGGCAACCTTACAACAATATCTTACACAACTTATGCGAACCCTAACTCGTCATGGGTTACCCCAAATTACGTGAACGATTTGGTCGCAGGATTACGTTTAAAATATGCAACGCCAGCCGTTATACACGCTGTGTTTGGACCAAGCTCAAGACATGCATTAAACACATTCATAATAG ATGTTGACGAATGCAAATCTGGTTTAAACAACTGCAACTCACTTTCCACATGCGTGAATTTATCACCAGGTTTTAGATGCAAATGTTTTACTGGTTATGTCGGTGATGGAATGACATGTACAG CAATAACATGCAAGCAATCTGCCGCACCCATTAAACCAAGTTTAGCAACGAAGACGGTTTACTATCCAAATAATACTGTGATGCTAAATCCTTCGGAAATCGTGGGTTACCAAACCGTAATACGCTATACATGCTCAAA ACGCTACAGCCTTCATCCGGTTTCTGGTGGAACATCGGCACTTATTATCGCCTGTGGCAGTTTTCCCAAGTATAAAAACACGAACTGGTCCGGCGTGGAGGTCACGTGCAACATGG ATCTTGCTTTTCGAGTCGCAATTATCGCTGCTGCAGTTAGCGGATTGATCATCGTTCTTATGCTGGGGTGTTTTATAACCCAATGGTGCCTCAAACGAGAACGGAAAGCGAGAGGGAACAGCAACAACGACGAAGAAGTATTACAGTTTGAAAATCACGTATTTGACGACTGA
- the LOC100187201 gene encoding uncharacterized protein LOC100187201, which yields MNELSQATYSHPKGMRSLHSATELTYESFIETYGSVDSPIERRRTFGNMESSVSSPALNNNIQRVRKPGITGVDSFDESSETNGSHNTLSDDVQDKMKNDSMGRRRRLRKVSMEKLSALGGAVQAAVTSRRTKSVALDDNGGSLTPQSERRMSGWLLGIPPLIARKLSSDNISSSTEDSSDTKSNLSARSSAPKPAVLQIPATRLRSADHKGFLDRRNKKKQWERFWCVLQDTCLYCYNAPQSDVTRDAVLLRGYDVVADVTNLNRTRFVFRLQQKGVPTLHFSSDNHRDFLLWVGTMEKETRYVTGHTKRKSLNDPSDSTSESSNQDTTSGLPTEATRPTTHKPLTRTVSQDRLDNELMAMQKHRILKDIAVEQQRILEEQKLLEGSTTQQAKTARRMSRVEVFENYESAKSEEEVKVTKFLTHLNRRRNSAQLKMDQFTKELAPKNGRRRRDNHAQFSAMEGRLKEMQDALAQVDREIEEEEAAKQHNLEKLQHKRDLELIILEQRETLDILRRHRKTGFSHVRRRHSIQEVGSQSAMSCDTLASIDEMSSISDDHCASDATSGSSCSETPGPRSNGNPQLHRAMSTPRSNRHSTDILKLPSLCTRSNSAPVNRRPSNDGATSSDADSGFQASRATEDMDESSNFKPRDGAVEQVNSTRVDPCCKISLDSATSGEKIAKSRKERKDEIDITTLAKIEEFENFAREKLSRQHSKT from the exons ATGAACGAACTAAGTCAAGCGACGTATTCTCATCCAAAAGGGATGCGGTCTCTCCACTCAGCTACCGAGCTAACCTACGAAAGTTTCATTGAAACATATGGATCGGTCGATTCGCCAATTG AACGCCGGCGAACATTCGGTAATATGGAATCGTCCGTCTCCTCCCCTGCTTTGAACAACAACATCCAACGA GTTCGGAAACCAGGAATTACAGGAGTCGATTCTTTTGACGAATCAAGTGAAACGAATGGTTCACACAACACCCTCTCTGATG ATGTTCAagacaaaatgaaaaatgatTCCATGGGAAGGCGGCGTCGACTTCGAAAAGTTTCAATGGAAAAACTGAGTGCACTTGGCGGAGCTGTACAAgctgctgtgacgtcacggaggACCAAAAGCGTAGCTCTag atgATAACGGAGGTTCGCTGACTCCGCAGAGCGAGAGGAGAATGTCCGGGTGGTTGCTCGGTATTCCGCCTTTAATAGCGAGGAAACTATCCTCCGATAACATATCAAGCTCCACGGAGGACTCATCGGACACAAAAAGCAATTTATCAGCTCGGTCGTCGGCACCAAAACCAGCTGTGTTACAGATCCCGGCCACCCGACTCCGATCCGCCGACCATAAGGGGTTTCTTGACCGCAGGAATAAGAAAAAGCAGTGGGAAAG ATTCTGGTGTGTGTTGCAAGACACATGTCTATATTGTTACAATGCCCCGCAGTCTGACGTGACGAGAGACGCCGTATTATTGCGTGGTTATGACGTTGTagctgacgtcacaaacctgaACAGGACTCGTTTCGTGTTTCGCCTCCAGCAGAAG GGCGTACCCACCTTACACTTCAGCAGTGATAACCACAGAGACTTTCTCCTTTGGGTTGGAACAATGGAGAAGGAGACTCGTTATGTTACAGGCCACACAAAAAG AAAGTCGTTGAATGATCCGTCTGATTCCACCAGCGAATCATCCAACCAAGATACAACAAGCGGTTTACCCACCGAAGCTACAAGACCAACAACACACAAACCACTGACG AGAACCGTTTCGCAAGACCGTCTCGACAATGAATTAATGGCGATGCAAAAACACCGAATCCTGAAGGATATTGCTGTTGAGCAGCAGCGAATTTTGGAAGAACAGAAACTTCTGGAAGGTTCTACAACCCAGCAAGCAAAGACGGCTAGAAGAATGTCTCGTGTCgaagtttttgaaaattaCGAGAGTGCTAAGTCAGAAGAAGAAGTAAAAGTCACGAAGTTTTTGACCCACCTAAACAG aCGGCGAAATTCAGCTCAGTTAAAAATGGACCAGTTCACGAAAGAGTTAGCGCCAAAGAACGGTCGTCGTCGTCGAGACAACCACGCCCAGTTTTCTGCGATGGAAGGAAGACTGAAAGAAATGCAGGATGCTCTTGCACAAGTTGATCGGGAGATCGAGGAGGAAGAAGCTGCAAAACAG CACAACCTTGAAAAGCTCCAACACAAGCGGGACCTTGAACTAATAATCCTGGAGCAACGTGAAACCTTGGATATCCTACGTCGTCATCGGAAAACGGGGTTTTCCCACGTGCGACGACGTCATAGCATCCAGGAGGTTGGTTCTCAATCTGCCATGTCATGTGACACGTTGGCATCGATAGATGAGATGTCTAGTATCTCTGACGACCACTGTGCGTCCGATGCCACATCTGGAAGTTCTTGTTCG GAAACACCGGGTCCCAGATCGAACGGCAACCCTCAGCTCCATAGAGCTATGTCCACACCTCGTTCCAACCGACATTCGacagacattttaaaattaccaagCTTATGTACAAGGTCAAACTCTGCGCCTGTTAACCGTCGTCCTTCCAATGACGGTGCAACGAGCTCAGACGCTGATAGTGGTTTTCAAGCATCTCGCGCCACTGAAGACATGGACGAATCCTCGAACTTTAAACCACGAGACGGCGCCGTGGAGCAGGTCAATTCTACTCGCGTTGATCCatgttgtaaaatttcactcgACAGCGCTACTAGCGGTGAGAAAATAGCGAAGTCGCGAAAAGAGAGAAAGGACGAAATTGACATAACCACACTTGCAAAGATAGAG gAATTCGAAAATTTCGCGAGAGAAAAACTTAGTCGCCAACATTCCAAGACGTGA